In a genomic window of Thermoproteus tenax Kra 1:
- a CDS encoding AbrB/MazE/SpoVT family DNA-binding domain-containing protein, translating into MARRGTSRAVLKVYKKGIVALPKALREEVGIEEGEEVVAEVVGEAIVLRPLKPRVVDVSPEEVENAVKEEKEEWDRRLDALRKEAGT; encoded by the coding sequence GTGGCTAGGCGCGGGACGTCGAGGGCTGTGCTCAAGGTCTATAAGAAGGGGATTGTGGCCCTGCCCAAGGCTCTGAGAGAGGAGGTGGGGATCGAAGAGGGCGAGGAGGTCGTGGCGGAGGTCGTCGGGGAGGCTATCGTGTTAAGGCCGCTCAAGCCCAGGGTAGTGGATGTAAGCCCCGAAGAGGTGGAAAACGCTGTCAAGGAGGAGAAGGAGGAGTGGGACAGAAGGCTAGATGCGCTTAGGAAAGAAGCTGGTACTTGA
- a CDS encoding type II toxin-antitoxin system VapC family toxin: MRLGKKLVLDTSVLVEHIVARSPLQGPRRKHFRRAARGELELNVNAVTLAETLYVASRIYSTAGVEDPNGEARNFVTWVTRRADVLDIDIHTSTLAGELKKEAKDSAPGLIAVRISVYVGVHFV, encoded by the coding sequence ATGCGCTTAGGAAAGAAGCTGGTACTTGACACAAGCGTACTAGTTGAGCACATCGTTGCCAGGTCCCCCTTACAAGGGCCTCGTCGAAAACACTTCCGGAGAGCCGCAAGGGGGGAGCTAGAGCTCAACGTAAACGCCGTCACCCTAGCCGAGACGCTGTATGTCGCGTCAAGGATCTACAGCACGGCTGGAGTGGAAGACCCCAACGGAGAGGCTAGAAACTTCGTGACGTGGGTCACGAGGAGAGCCGATGTGCTAGACATAGACATACACACGTCGACCCTAGCCGGAGAGCTCAAAAAAGAGGCTAAAGATAGCGCTCCCGGACTTATTGCAGTCCGGATATCTGTGTATGTTGGGGTGCACTTTGTTTAA
- a CDS encoding ATP-binding protein yields the protein MIEEQNPWWISPELIRENAYYRRYLSSPVRWDVELPVSLKPYSLNIVFGPRQVGKSTALILLIKRLLDGGTDPRGVFYFACDKLADYRELDRVLSRYLEFRRRAGVSSSVIVLDEVTYPREWFRAVKYRIDRGDFENDVLILTGSLTISAKGEAETFPGRRGLGKVLVMHPLPFSMFVRLFGVEIPTGDLRFVVDNFHRYLGLLPRLSELFRYFLAVGGFPNAVRDFFTRGAVSQETAFDFVGSISSDIYKLRRSETFFKLTVRAIIERASSEFSFHTISRDYGVGTVKTAVSYVGLLEKLHLLKTVEAVDPNTGLPMPRKLRKFYLLDPFIYHSFSKWVGAAPPDEAKMAEAAVAAHLARLYKLYYLKLNGEVDLVAEVDGELWGVEVKYGRIRKGGWRAVGRIKRFIYVSRDEADDDVIPAPLLLAMLKTPHVVEIKTA from the coding sequence ATGATAGAGGAGCAGAACCCATGGTGGATCTCGCCGGAGTTGATCAGGGAGAACGCCTACTACAGGAGGTATCTGTCCTCGCCCGTGCGTTGGGACGTAGAGCTGCCGGTCTCTCTCAAGCCCTATTCTCTAAACATCGTGTTTGGGCCGAGGCAGGTGGGCAAGTCGACTGCGCTTATCCTGCTCATAAAAAGGCTTCTAGATGGGGGGACCGACCCCAGGGGGGTCTTCTACTTCGCCTGCGACAAGCTGGCCGACTATAGAGAGCTGGACAGGGTCTTGTCTAGGTACCTCGAGTTCAGGCGTAGAGCCGGCGTGAGCTCGTCGGTGATTGTGCTGGACGAGGTGACCTACCCGCGGGAGTGGTTTAGGGCTGTCAAATACCGGATAGACAGGGGGGATTTCGAAAACGACGTGCTCATACTCACCGGCTCTCTGACAATAAGCGCCAAGGGGGAGGCGGAGACCTTCCCCGGGAGGAGGGGCCTTGGGAAAGTCCTCGTGATGCACCCCCTCCCCTTCTCCATGTTTGTAAGGCTGTTCGGGGTGGAGATCCCCACCGGCGACTTGAGGTTCGTCGTAGACAACTTCCACAGATACCTCGGCCTACTGCCGAGGCTCTCCGAGCTGTTTAGATACTTCCTCGCCGTCGGGGGCTTCCCCAACGCAGTCAGGGACTTCTTCACGAGAGGCGCCGTTTCGCAGGAGACGGCGTTTGACTTCGTCGGCAGCATCTCCAGCGATATCTACAAGCTACGGAGAAGCGAGACGTTCTTCAAGCTGACGGTCCGGGCCATAATCGAGAGGGCCTCCTCGGAGTTCAGCTTCCACACCATCTCGCGCGACTACGGCGTCGGCACCGTCAAGACGGCGGTTAGCTACGTCGGCCTCCTGGAGAAGCTCCACCTGCTGAAGACCGTCGAAGCCGTGGATCCAAACACGGGCCTCCCCATGCCCAGAAAGCTGAGGAAGTTCTACCTCCTGGATCCCTTCATATACCACTCATTCTCCAAGTGGGTAGGCGCCGCCCCGCCGGACGAGGCGAAGATGGCGGAGGCCGCCGTGGCGGCCCACCTGGCCCGCCTCTACAAGCTCTACTACCTAAAGCTCAACGGCGAGGTCGACCTAGTGGCGGAGGTAGACGGAGAGCTCTGGGGCGTCGAGGTCAAATACGGCAGAATAAGAAAAGGCGGATGGAGGGCCGTCGGCAGAATCAAGAGGTTCATATACGTCAGCAGAGACGAAGCCGACGACGACGTCATCCCAGCCCCCCTACTCCTGGCGATGTTGAAGACGCCCCACGTGGTCGAGATCAAAACGGCGTAG
- a CDS encoding PaREP1 family protein — MGVLPKPWFDLAGYRRVRLEEARAEAELARKFLEQGLLRNAAGKALQAWKALVAALAAERREELAKLYPGKVRLRGRGARVDRVDWIIAVMPTTYLKEVAMAIGGRVDALTDKALWIHQCQYNGPDPEGVLSPYRSDEMARRDVETLLRGIEEILSSLGL; from the coding sequence GTGGGAGTTTTGCCTAAACCTTGGTTCGACTTGGCAGGGTACAGGAGGGTGAGGCTTGAGGAGGCTAGGGCTGAGGCTGAGCTGGCTAGAAAGTTCCTTGAGCAGGGCCTGTTGCGGAACGCCGCCGGTAAGGCGCTTCAAGCATGGAAGGCTCTGGTGGCGGCGCTTGCCGCAGAGAGGAGGGAGGAGCTGGCCAAGCTCTACCCTGGCAAGGTCAGGCTGAGGGGCAGGGGGGCTAGGGTCGACAGAGTAGACTGGATTATTGCAGTTATGCCTACGACGTACCTCAAGGAGGTGGCCATGGCGATAGGGGGGAGGGTAGACGCCTTGACGGACAAGGCGCTCTGGATACACCAGTGTCAGTACAACGGGCCCGACCCCGAGGGGGTGTTGAGCCCCTACAGGAGCGACGAGATGGCGAGGAGAGACGTCGAAACGCTGTTGCGCGGCATCGAGGAGATCCTCTCGTCGCTGGGCCTCTAG
- a CDS encoding anaerobic ribonucleoside-triphosphate reductase activating protein, which yields MLAAGWKGISTVDVNGAVTFTLWLCGCNLRCPFCHNWRIAERQNCGELDVERLLDELARAKPYIDYLHVTGGEPLLQAEELRHLFKRAGEAGVARSLNTNATLTKALEKVIDEVDHLATDLKIPDQMYGVPHWQQLWQNFLTSLKAVSGRKIPIELRIPVANLPLETYAKRIEEVGNALAETEVTVVIQPLLGPPTTDPRDSQWCRQYCNPPSSHLQQIAKLAAALGKVVIKNYGI from the coding sequence ATGTTGGCCGCCGGCTGGAAGGGCATATCCACAGTCGACGTCAACGGCGCAGTGACCTTCACCCTCTGGCTCTGCGGGTGCAACCTAAGATGCCCCTTCTGCCACAACTGGAGGATAGCCGAGCGACAGAACTGCGGCGAGCTAGACGTGGAGAGGCTCCTGGACGAGCTCGCCCGCGCCAAGCCCTACATAGACTACCTACACGTCACTGGCGGAGAGCCCCTGCTACAAGCGGAGGAGCTGAGACACCTCTTCAAAAGGGCTGGGGAAGCCGGCGTAGCCAGAAGCCTCAACACCAATGCCACCCTCACCAAAGCCCTAGAAAAAGTTATAGACGAGGTAGACCACCTAGCCACAGACCTAAAAATACCGGACCAGATGTACGGCGTTCCACACTGGCAACAGCTGTGGCAGAACTTCCTCACCTCCTTAAAAGCCGTCTCAGGCAGAAAAATCCCCATCGAGCTCAGAATCCCTGTCGCGAACCTCCCCCTAGAGACCTATGCAAAAAGGATAGAGGAGGTAGGCAACGCCCTAGCGGAGACCGAGGTCACGGTGGTGATACAGCCGCTCCTCGGCCCACCCACCACAGACCCAAGAGACTCCCAGTGGTGTAGACAATACTGCAACCCACCCTCAAGCCACCTCCAGCAGATAGCCAAGTTGGCCGCCGCCCTGGGAAAAGTGGTGATAAAGAACTACGGCATATAA
- a CDS encoding anaerobic ribonucleoside triphosphate reductase, which yields MQEVIQKYLAWNSLEVNENANRYPSPTGFFSYLLEEHMPVDLPAEVAEAHQEGLIYVHKLPYSAYLPYCSGHSISRLLKQGLVTPIIASRPARHLDTFVDHVANFLSTAQHYFTGAQAFSSVEWYAGPFIRNDRLDFKAVKQSVQRLVYNLNYPSRVGFQTPFTNFTVTMNAPRKMLDGDRAVYDGKEVEPLGVYEEEAKLFLKALTSVLKEGDAEGKPFTFPIPTLMTTATWLWEDPEIFEAVFTTAAKRGSFYWLNTRVVDPDGSFAMCCRINIDRNELMYARGARISLKRDVKLAYEDLWSRMEKQRFGGVWALPDVTGSVGVIDVNLPRIALDARGDDGRFWELYGERLELVKRGLDRLRERYVKLLKTEMYSFVRRYLPEFPTSHFNTIGIIGLPEAAAIYMGKPDLWTEGSHRDWAAAADLMKKMVSFAVEKAREWMSEEGTPWNVEEVPGESAAAKLAIKDARKYPELAQYLPDLIYSTSVAPYYAPMELWERVEVEAKVQREFTGGVMMHIFLGEEPDPEALAKLARRITETEVVYWSFTPAQTHCPRCGRTYTGLYKRCPSCGYEGVEVWSRIIGYYRPLKNWNPYRRREFWLRRHY from the coding sequence ATGCAGGAGGTTATCCAGAAGTACCTGGCTTGGAACTCCCTGGAGGTGAACGAAAACGCGAATAGGTACCCGAGCCCAACCGGCTTTTTCTCCTACCTACTGGAGGAGCACATGCCCGTGGATCTGCCCGCCGAGGTTGCCGAGGCACACCAGGAGGGGCTTATCTACGTACACAAGCTCCCCTACTCGGCCTACCTGCCCTACTGCTCTGGCCACTCAATAAGTAGGCTGTTGAAGCAGGGGTTGGTCACGCCGATAATCGCCTCGCGGCCGGCGCGGCACCTCGACACCTTCGTAGACCACGTGGCCAACTTCCTCTCCACGGCGCAGCACTACTTCACGGGGGCCCAGGCCTTCTCAAGCGTTGAGTGGTACGCCGGGCCCTTCATCAGAAACGACAGGCTGGACTTTAAGGCGGTGAAGCAGAGCGTCCAGAGGCTCGTCTACAACTTAAACTACCCAAGCAGGGTGGGGTTCCAGACGCCCTTCACCAACTTCACAGTGACGATGAATGCGCCGAGGAAGATGCTGGACGGCGACCGCGCTGTGTACGACGGAAAAGAGGTCGAGCCGCTTGGCGTCTACGAGGAGGAGGCCAAGCTCTTCCTAAAAGCTCTAACCTCGGTTCTCAAGGAGGGAGACGCCGAGGGGAAGCCCTTCACCTTCCCCATACCTACGCTCATGACCACCGCCACCTGGCTCTGGGAAGACCCGGAGATCTTCGAGGCGGTCTTCACCACCGCCGCCAAGAGGGGGAGCTTCTACTGGCTTAACACAAGGGTTGTCGACCCGGACGGGTCCTTCGCCATGTGTTGCAGGATAAACATAGACAGGAACGAGCTCATGTACGCCAGAGGTGCGCGCATCTCCCTCAAGAGAGATGTGAAGCTAGCATATGAGGACCTCTGGAGCCGCATGGAGAAGCAGAGGTTCGGCGGCGTCTGGGCCCTCCCCGATGTCACGGGGTCGGTCGGCGTTATAGACGTCAACCTCCCCCGCATAGCCCTCGACGCCAGAGGAGACGACGGGAGGTTCTGGGAGCTCTACGGGGAGAGGCTGGAGCTTGTCAAGAGGGGCTTAGACCGGCTCAGGGAGAGGTACGTCAAGCTCCTCAAGACGGAGATGTACAGCTTCGTCAGGAGGTATCTGCCCGAGTTCCCCACGTCGCATTTCAACACCATAGGCATAATAGGCCTCCCGGAGGCCGCCGCCATATACATGGGCAAGCCCGACCTTTGGACAGAGGGCTCCCACAGAGATTGGGCAGCCGCGGCCGACCTAATGAAGAAGATGGTGTCCTTCGCCGTAGAGAAAGCTAGGGAGTGGATGTCGGAGGAGGGAACGCCCTGGAACGTGGAGGAGGTGCCGGGGGAGAGCGCCGCCGCCAAGCTGGCGATTAAAGACGCCAGAAAGTACCCAGAGCTGGCGCAGTACCTCCCAGACCTCATATACAGCACCTCCGTAGCCCCCTACTACGCCCCCATGGAGCTGTGGGAGAGGGTGGAGGTGGAGGCCAAGGTGCAGAGGGAGTTCACCGGCGGCGTCATGATGCACATATTCCTAGGAGAGGAGCCGGACCCCGAGGCCTTGGCCAAGCTAGCCAGGAGGATAACAGAGACAGAGGTGGTCTACTGGAGCTTCACCCCAGCCCAGACCCACTGCCCCCGCTGCGGCAGGACCTACACCGGGCTCTACAAGAGGTGCCCGTCCTGCGGCTACGAGGGCGTGGAGGTGTGGAGCCGCATAATCGGCTACTACAGACCTCTCAAGAACTGGAACCCGTACAGGAGGAGGGAGTTCTGGCTCAGGAGGCATTACTAA
- a CDS encoding PaREP1 family protein, giving the protein MALKFLEQGLYRNAAGKATQAWRALLAALAVDHRERPAEQSHGVRATGDGRRVHLADFIAAFMPTGYMLAVAKALEDAAGLKLYDLTNVAINLHEFQYNGLD; this is encoded by the coding sequence CTGGCTCTGAAGTTTCTGGAGCAAGGACTCTACAGAAACGCCGCTGGAAAGGCCACCCAGGCGTGGAGGGCGCTTCTGGCGGCGCTGGCGGTGGACCACCGGGAGAGGCCGGCGGAGCAGTCCCACGGCGTGAGGGCCACCGGGGACGGCCGCAGAGTCCATCTCGCCGACTTCATAGCGGCGTTTATGCCCACGGGCTATATGCTCGCCGTGGCGAAGGCGCTAGAGGACGCCGCCGGGCTAAAGCTCTACGACCTTACAAACGTAGCTATTAACCTCCATGAATTTCAGTACAACGGGCTCGACTGA
- the cas6 gene encoding CRISPR system precrRNA processing endoribonuclease RAMP protein Cas6, whose amino-acid sequence MAPADGGLEERHGMAVADLVFYPTAFMFHGRDVLYPSPQRLAYSLAKTYHTLYGVDLKGLADRASTALELVGMRIRTGWLNIGEARRVPVFYGRARLAIYGDVGVWLSLLKLGELTGVGISRAIGLGKYKLEKVIFMA is encoded by the coding sequence ATGGCGCCGGCCGACGGAGGGCTGGAGGAGAGACACGGCATGGCCGTCGCCGACCTGGTCTTCTATCCGACCGCCTTTATGTTCCACGGGAGGGACGTCCTCTATCCCTCCCCCCAGAGGCTGGCCTACAGTCTGGCCAAGACCTACCATACGCTCTACGGCGTAGACTTAAAGGGGTTGGCCGACAGAGCCTCCACGGCGTTGGAGCTCGTCGGCATGCGCATCAGGACCGGGTGGCTAAATATAGGCGAGGCGAGGAGAGTGCCGGTGTTCTACGGCAGAGCCCGTCTGGCCATCTACGGCGATGTGGGAGTCTGGCTATCGCTGTTGAAGCTAGGCGAGCTGACAGGCGTCGGGATTTCGAGGGCCATAGGCCTCGGCAAATATAAGTTGGAGAAGGTCATATTTATGGCGTAG